A single Drechmeria coniospora strain ARSEF 6962 chromosome 03, whole genome shotgun sequence DNA region contains:
- a CDS encoding ATP-dependent RNA helicase DOB1, which produces MDEMFDIFEGKPGPQSEDDDEQVPQPNRTRERKSKTGKKRKVDEAMNGAATEDVTKDEAKPTAAVEADESDESPKGDESDRHGSETPSQQEKKRRKREGDVAPVLTDTFETAQSREVAGATTLLPQESSLVLSHNIQHQVALPPDLDYDYVPLSEHKAPEEPARTWNFKLDPFQSLSVASIERDESVLVSAHTSAGKTVVAEYAIAQCLKRNQRVIYTSPIKALSNQKFRDFDAIFGDVGLMTGDVTINPTASCLVMTTEILRSMLYRGSEIMREVAWVVFDEIHYMRDKTRGVVWEETIIMLPDKVRYVFLSATIPNAFQFAEWIAKIHHQACHVVYTDFRPTPLQNYFYPCGGKGASMVVDEKGNFNEHNFNQIMKEVEDRKGAESNDANAKMKGKGKNKKTNKGGADEGSDIYKIIKMTVKRKFNPVIVFNFSKREVENLALKVSGLDFNDDSERAMVKKVFESAIESLSEQDRELPQIAHILPLLMKGVGVHHSGLLPILKETIEILFQESLIKVLFATETFSIGLNMPAKTVVFTQVTKWDGVKRRPITCSEYIQMAGRAGRRGLDARGLVLMMVDDKLEPDVAKEIVTGQQDNLNSAFYLGYNMILNLLRIEAISPEYMLERCFHQFQTAASVPSLENELVALQRERDGLSIPDEATVKDYYQIRQQLNTYTKDMRAVIQHPQYSLGYLQPGRLVQIYNPKESADSVSGGLDFGWGVIVSQEKRRSPKLGEPEAIAQESHVINVLLPLSASSVTVSSAHPAEEIQQGIVPAGADEDVIHETVPCLLTCIKAISQIRIFMPKEGLKRREDRDTAQKSLAEVKRRFPDGLPILDPIENMEITDESFKKLMRKIEVLESRLLANPLHLSPLLPSLWEQYHAKVRVGEQIKAKKKTIAKAHSIAQMDELKSRKRVLRRLGFINDAEVVQLKARVACEISSTEGHELLLSELLFDRFFNEMTPESIAAILSCFIFDEKVETQALKEDLQKPYREILAKARIVAKISQECKLDVNEDEYVASLKWQLMETVYTWAQGRSFAEICKMTNTYEGSLIRLFRRLEELLRQMAQAAKVMGNEDLTKKFEESLSKIRRDIVAAQSLYL; this is translated from the exons ATGGATGAAATGTTTGATATCTTCGAGGGCAAGCCTGGCCCGCAGAGtgaagatgacgacgagcaggtACCACAACCGAACCGAACCCGCGAGAGGAAAAGCAAGACGGGCAAAAAGAGAAAAGTCGACGAAGCTATGAATGGTGCGGCGACCGAGGATGTGACCAAGGATGAGGCCAAACCGACAGCTGCCGTGGAAGCCGATGAAAGCGACGAGAGCCCAAAGGGCGATGAGTCTGACAGGCATGGCTCAGAAACACCCAGCCAGCAGGAAAAGAAGCGTCGGAAAAGAGAGGGGGATGTGGCACCAGTTCTAACCGATACCTTCGAGACGGCTCAGTCACGAGAGGTAGCGGGAGCGACGACCTTGTTGCCCCAAGAGTCCTCGCTCGTCCTGTCCCACAACATCCAGCATCAGGTCGCACTTCCCCCTGACCTGGACTACGATTACGTTCCCTTGTCAGAGCACAAAGCGCCCGAGGAGCCCGCAAGGACCTGGAACTTCAAGCTCGATCCTTTCCAGAGTTTGTCCGTTGCGTCGATTGAGCGTGACGAGAGCGTTCTGGTATCGGCCCACACGAGTGCCGGAAAGACGGTCGTCGCCGAGTATGCGATCGCGCAGTGCCTCAAGCGCAACCAGAGGGTCATCTACACGAGCCCAATCAAGGCATTGAGCAACCAGAAATTCCGAGATTTTGATGCCATTTTCGGCGACGTTGGCCTCATGACGGGAGATGTGACCATCAACCCGACTGCCAGCTGTCTGGTCATGACGACGGAGATTCTGCGCTCCATGCTGTACCGCGGCTCCGAGATCATGCGAGAAGTTGCCTGGGTCGTCTTCGACGAGATTCACTACATGCGAGACAAGACGCGAGGTGTCGTGTGGGAGGAAACCATCATCATGCTTCCCGACAAGGTCCGATACGTCTTCCTCTCAGCCACCATCCCCAACGCCTTTCAGTTTGCCGAATGGATCGCCAAGATTCACCACCAAGCCTGCCACGTCGTCTACACCGACTTCCGACCGACGCCGCTGCAGAATTACTTTTACCCCTGCGGCGGAAAAGGAGCGTCCATGGTGGTGGACGAGAAGGGCAACTTCAACGAGCACAACTTTAACCAGATCATgaaggaggtcgaggacaGGAAGGGCGCCGAGTCGAACGACGCCAACGCGAAGATgaagggcaagggcaagaaCAAGAAGACCAACaaaggcggcgccgacgagggctcCGACATCTACAAGATCATCAAGATGACGGTCAAGCGCAAGTTCAACCCCGTCATCGTCTTCAACTTCAGCAAGCGGGAGGTGGAGAACCTCGCGCTCAAGGTCTCGGGCCTCGACTTCAacgacgactcggagcgCGCCATGGTCAAGAAGGTCTTTGAAAGCGCCATCGAGAGCTTGTCGGAGCAGGATCGCGAGCTGCCTCAGATTGCTCACATCTTGCCTCTGCTGATGAAGGGCGTCGGCGTTCACCACTCGGGACTGCTGCCGATCCTCAAGGAGACGATCGAGATCCTCTTCCAGGAATCGCTCATCAAGGTCCTGTTCGCGACGGAAACCTTCTCCATCGGCCTCAACATGCCGGCGAAGACGGTCGTCTTCACGCAGGTCACGAAATGGGACGGCGTGAAGCGACGGCCCATCACGTGTTCGGAGTACATCCAGATGGCcggtcgagccggccgacgtggccTGGACGCAAGAGGTCTCGTGCTGATGATGGTGGACGACAAGCTGGAGCCGGACGTCGCCAAGGAGATTGTCACGGGCCAGCAGGACAACCTGAATTCGGCATTCTACCTCGGCTACAACATGATTCTCAACCTCCTCCGCATCGAGGCCATCTCGCCAGAGTACATGCTGGAGAGATGCTTCCACCAGTTCCAAACGGCAGCCAGCGTGCCGAGCCTGGAAAACGAACTCGTGGCCTTGCAGCGGGAGCGCGACGGGCTGTCGATCCCGGACGAGGCCACCGTCAAGGACTACTATCAGATCCGACAGCAGCTCAACACGTACACGAAGGACATGCGAGCCGTCATCCAGCATCCGCAGTACAGCCTGGGCTACCTCCAGCCGGGGCGGCTGGTGCAGATCTACAACCCCAAGGAGTCGGCCGACAGCGTGTCGGGCGGCCTGGACTTTGGCTGGGGCGTCATCGTCAGTCAGGAGAAGCGAAGAAGCCCCAAGCTCGGCGAGCCGGAGGCCATTGCGCAGGAGTCGCACGTCATCAACGTCCTGCTTCCcctgtcggcgtcgagcgtcaCGGTTTCGTCGGCGCACCCGGCCGAGGAAATACAGCAAGGGATCGTGCcggcgggcgccgacgaggacgtcatTCACGAGACGGTCCCCTGCCTGCTCACCTGCATCAAGGCCATCAGCCAGATCCGGATATTCATGCCCAAGGAGGGCCTGAAGCGTAGGGAGGACAGGGACACGGCGCAAAAGTCGCTCGCCGAGGTCAAGCGCCGATTCCCCGACGGGCTTCCCATCCTGGATCCGATCGAAAACATGGAGATCACGGACGAATCGTTCAAGAAGCTGATGCGCAAGATAGAGGTGCTCGAGTCCCGACTGCTGGCCAACCCGCTTCACCTGTCACCCCTCCTGCCGTCACTGTGGGAGCAATACCACGCCAAGGTGCGGGTCGGGGAGCAgatcaaggccaagaagaagaCGATCGCCAAGGCGCACAGCATCGCGCAGATGGACGAGCTCAAGTCCCGGAAGCGAGTGCTGCGCCGTCTCGGGTTCAtcaacgacgccgaggtggtGCAGCTCAAGGCGCGCGTCGCGTGCGAGATCTCGTCGACCGAAGGGCAcgagctgctgctgtcgGAGCTCCTCTTCGACCGCTTCTTCAACGAGATGACGCCGGAaagcatcgccgccatcctgaGCTGCTTCATCTTTGACGAAAAGGTCGAGACGCAGGCGCTCAAGGAAGACCTGCAGAAGCCGTACCGCGAGATCCTGGCCAAGGCGCGCATCGTCGCCAAGATCAGCCAGGAGTGCAAGCTGGACGtgaacgaggacgagtacgTGGCGAGCCTGAAGTGGCAGCTGATGGAGACGGTCTACACCTGGGCTCAGGGACGGTCGTTTGCCGAAATCTG CAAAATGACGAACACGTACGAGGGGTCCCTCATCCGGCTCTTCCGCCGGCTCGAGGAGCTTCTGCGGCAAATGGCCCAGGCAGCCAAGGTCATGGGCAACGAGGACCTGACCAAGAAGTTTGAGGAGAGTCTGAGCAAGATACGGAGGGACATTGTGGCGGCGCAGAGCCTGTACCTGTAG